From a single Larus michahellis chromosome 18, bLarMic1.1, whole genome shotgun sequence genomic region:
- the CCR10 gene encoding C-C chemokine receptor type 10, which yields MQEQTTPSPDATQPTATTDFYDGSSLYLWEDGVLPELCEKQAVQGFARTYQPAVYLLLSLLGIVGNGLVLLTHTRYRRAHSITDVCLLHLALSDLLLLLTLPFAAIDTLQGWFPDTAACKVLQGLYALNFYSGFLFLTCISMDRYVAIVQVPSAYRLRPRARRHGWLTAGLAWLLAMLLALPQFIYGQAEQHQDLWLCRVVFPRAVSRVARGATNLVQVVLGFVVPFLVMASCYTAVARTLLAARGAQPHRALRVLLALVLVFVALQLPHSLMVLLDAAELLASWEVSCAQSRRKDLALLVTGGLAYLRCCLNPLLYAFLGQRFRRELWLLASDAGCVGPLDPRCPGCPSPRRRTSLSTCQDVV from the exons ATGCAGGAGCAG ACGACCCCCAGCCCTGACGCAACGCAGCCCACCGCCACCACCGACTTCTACGACGGGTCCTCCCTCTACTTGTGGGAGGACGGCGTGCTGCCCGAGCTCTGCGAGAAGCAGGCGGTGCAGGGCTTCGCCCGCACCTACCAGCCAGCTGTCTACCTGCTGCTCTCGCTGCTGGGCATCGTGGGGAACGGGCTGGTGCTGCTCACGCACACCCGCTACCGCCGGGCACACAGCATCACCGACGTCTGCCTCCTGCACCTCGCCTTGTCCgacctcctgctgctcctgacgCTGCCTTTTGCTGCCATCGACACACTGCAGGGCTGGTTCCCGGACACGGCTGCCTGCAAGGTGCTGCAGGGCCTCTACGCCCTCAACTTCTACAGCGGCTTTCTCTTCCTCACCTGCATCAGCATGGACCGCTACGTGGCCATCGTGCAGGTGCCGTCTGCCTACCGCCTACGCCCACGGGCTCGCCGCCACGGCTGGCTGACGGCAGGGCTGGCCTGGCTGCTAGCCAtgctgctggccctgccccagTTCATCTATGGCCAAGCCGAGCAGCACCAGGACCTCTGGCTCTGCCGCGTCGTCTTCCCCCGGGCAGTGTCACGGGTGGCCCGGGGGGCCACCAACTTGGTACAGGTCGTGCTGGGCTTCGTAGTGCCCTTCCTGGTGATGGCGAGCTGCTACACGGCCGTGGCCCGGACGCTGCTGGCGGCCCGCGGCGCTCAGCCCCATCGAGCGCTGCGGGTGCTGCTGGCCCTCGTGCTGGTGTTCGTGGCCCTgcagctgccccacagcctgaTGGTGCTGCTGGACGCGGCCGAGCTGCTGGCCAGCTGGGAGgtgagctgtgcccagagccgccgCAAGGACCTGGCGCTGCTGGTCACCGGTGGGCTGGCCTACCTGCGCTGCTGCCTCAACCCCCTGCTCTACGCCTTCCTGGGCCAGCGCTTCCGCCGGGAGCTGTGGCTGTTGGCCAGCGATGCCGGCTGCGTGGGGCCCCTGGACCCgcgctgccccggctgccccAGTCCCCGCCGGCGGACATCGCTCTCCACCTGCCAAGACGTGGTGTAG
- the CNTNAP1 gene encoding contactin-associated protein 1 — protein sequence MGARRFLGLLLAACAGLLSPGPGCLARPCYDELVAPLYSSSIGASSRYNIFYSASFARLHSTSGWSPDPRDKQPWLQIDLMQKHRINAVATQGTFNTYDWLTRYIVLFGDHPTSWKPFFQQGSNWTFFGNVNESGVVRHDLHYPILARYIRIIPVAWNPRGKIGLRLGLYGCPYRSHVLYFDGDDAISYRFRAKRISTLEDDISFNFKTLEQDGVLMHGEGSQGDYITVELKQAQLFLHISLGSSPLHASEGHTTVTVGSLLDDQHWHSLHIERYGRHVNLTLDGEVKRFRCHGTFDQLDLDTELFFGGVIDQDKQHLTYRQNFRGCVENIIFNGVNIADLARHRRSNIRFEGSVGHYCQDQLNNPITFAGINNYVRVPGIPRRNRLAVSFRFRSWDTAGLLLYTSFADRLGSLEVVLSEGQINVSITQPGKKKLEFAAGHRLNDGFWHSVQLVARDGSAVVTIDDDDGAEFRVAHPFQLRTGSQYFFGGCPKPASVTGCRSNQTAFHGCLQMLNVDMQPVDVELLVLHRLGQYFNVYFNVCGITDRCTPNLCEHDGRCIQSWDDFMCICDLTGYKGETCHKSLYKESCDAYRVSGKTSGNYTIDPDGSGPLKPFTVYCDIREDRAWTIIRHNRHYATRVTGSSVDQPYLGAVEYWNASWAEVSALANASEYCEQRIEFHCYSSRLLNTPSGLPFSFWMGRHDERHYYWGGSRPGIQRCACGLDKNCVDPKYFCNCDADHTLWRTDKGLLTFVDHLPVTQVVVGDTNRSGSEAQFLLGPLRCYGDRNTWNTVSFNRGAALLFPTFQANHSLDISFYFKTTATSGVFLENPGTRNYIRVELNTTRDVVFAYDIGNGDENLTVRSVVPWNDDEWHQVKAELNVKLARLRVDKLPWVVRPAPPQSFVRLDFDRPLYVGAAEHKMRPFLGCLRALRMNGVTLNLEGKANETEGVRVNCTGHCQDPPVPCQNSGLCVERYSHYSCNCSISAFDGPFCNHDIGGYFEEGTWVRYNILPMSLYAAREFASIISSPWEPLPGYNLTSEEVSFSFSTTSAPAVLLYVSSFVKDYMAVLIKDDGSLQLRYQLGTSPYVFALTTKPVTDGRPHRVNITRLHRTLYTQVDYLPVMEQQFSLFVDSKLDSPKNLYLGRVMETGVIDPEIQRYNTPGFSGCLSGVKFNTLVPLKAIFRPTSVVRPYSIRGELVESSCASMLPLTTILIPPEMDPWYMGTEFPHVHDDGWIGIIIGFVTFLLLLIGGLLVLLYFYYHRYKGSYHTNEPKAIQDYGSAAKPLSARKDQNLPQILEEAKGD from the exons ATGGGCGCTCGCCGCTTCCTCGGGCTCCTGCTCGCCGCCTGCGCCGGCCTCCTGAGCCCCGGTCCCGGTTGCCTCGCAC GACCCTGCTACGATGAGCTCGTCGCTCCCCTCTACTCCTCCTCCATCGGTGCCTCCTCCAGATACAACATCTTCTACTCAGCCAGCTTCGCCCGGCTGCACA GCACCAGTGGCTGGTCCCCCGACCCCCGGGACAAGCAGCCCTGGCTCCAGATCGATCTGATGCAAAAGCACCGGATCAACGCGGTGGCCACGCAGGGGACCTTCAACACCTACGACTGGCTGACGCGCTACATCGTGCTCTTTGGAGACCACCCCACCAGCTGGAAACCCTTCTTCCAGCAGGGCAGCAACTGG ACGTTCTTTGGGAACGTGAACGAGAGCGGGGTGGTGCGGCACGACCTGCACTACCCCATCCTCGCACGCTACATCCGCATCATCCCGGTGGCCTGGAACCCGCGCGGCAAGATCGGGCTGCGCCTGGGCCTCTACGGCTGCCCCTACC GGTCCCACGTGCTCTACTTTGACGGGGATGATGCCATCTCCTACCGCTTCCGGGCCAAGAGGATCAGCACCCTTGAGGATGACATCTCCTTCAACTTCAAGACGCTGGAGCAGGACGGGGTGCTGATGCACGGGGAGGGCTCGCAGGGTGACTACATCACGGTGGAGCTCAAGCAGGCCCAGCTCTTCCTGCACATCAGCTTAG gcagcagcccgCTGCACGCCAGCGAGGGCCACACGACGGTGACGGTGGGCAGCCTCCTGGACGACCAGCACTGGCACTCGCTGCACATCGAGCGCTACGGCCGCCACGTCAACCTGACGCTGGATGGGGAGGTCAAACGCTTCCGCTGCCATGGCACCTTCGACCAGCTCGACCTCGACACCGAG CTCTTCTTTGGGGGGGTGATCGACCAGGACAAGCAGCACCTCACCTACCGGCAAAACTTCCGGGGCTGCGTGGAGAACATCATCTTCAACGGGGTCAACATCGCCGACCTGGCCCGGCACCGGAGATCCAACATCCGCTTCGAG GGCAGCGTGGGCCACTACTGCCAGGaccagctgaacaaccccatcacCTTTGCTGGCATCAACAACTACGTGCGGGTGCCGGGGATCCCGCGGAGGAACCGCCTGGCCGTCAGCTTCCGCTTCCGCTCCTGGGACACCGCCGGGCTCCTGCTCTACACCAGCTTCGCCGACCGCTTGGGCTCCCTGGAGGTGGTGCTGAGCGAGGGGCAGATCAACGTCTCCATCACCCAGCCCGGCAAGAAGAAGCTGGAGTTTGCCGCAG gaCATCGCCTGAACGACGGCTTCTGGCACTCGGTGCAGCTGGTGGCACGGGACGGCTCGGCCGTGGTGACCATTGATGATGACGACGGCGCTGAATTTCGGGTGGCGCACCCCTTCCAGCTCCGTACCGGCAGCCAGTACTTCTTCGGAG GCTGCCCCAAGCCGGCCTCGGTCACCGGCTGCCGGTCGAACCAGACGGCCTTCCACGGCTGCCTGCAGATGCTGAACGTGGACATGCAGCCCGTGGACgtggagctgctggtgctgcaccGACTGGGGCAGTACTTCAACGTGTACTTCAATGTCTGTGGCATCACGGACAG GTGCACCCCCAACCTGTGCGAGCATGATGGCCGCTGCATCCAGTCCTGGGACGACTTCATGTGCATCTGCGACCTGACGGGTTACAAGGGGGAAACCTGCCACAAAT CCCTTTACAAGGAGTCATGCGATGCTTACCGGGTCAGCGGCAAAACCTCAGGGAACTACACCATCGACCCGGATGGCAGCGGGCCGCTCAAACCCTTCACGGTGTACTGCGATATCCGAG AGGACCGAGCATGGACCATCATCCGGCACAACCGCCACTACGCCACACGGGTGACGGGCTCCAGCGTGGACCAGCCGTACCTGGGGGCCGTGGAGTACTGGAATGCCTCGTGGGCCGAGGTCTCGGCGCTGGCAAATGCCTCCGAGTACTGCGAGCAGCGCATTGAGTTCCACTGCTACAGCTCCCGCCTGCTCAACACCCCCT CCGGGCTGCCTTTCAGCTTCTGGATGGGCCGGCATGACGAGCGGCACTACTACTGGGGGGGCTCGCGGCCGGGCATCCAGCGCTGCGCCTGCGGGCTGGACAAGAACTGCGTCGACCCCAAGTACTTCTGCAACTGCGACGCCGACCACACGCTGTG GAGGACGGACAAGGGGCTGCTGACCTTCGTGGATCACCTGCCCGTCACCCAGGTTGTGGTTGGAGACACCAACCGCTCCGGCTCCGAAGCTCAGTTCCTTCTGGGGCCCCTGCGGTGCTACGGAGACC gcaACACCTGGAACACCGTCTCCTTCAACAGGGGcgcagccctgctcttccccaccttCCAGGCCAACCACAGCCTCGACATCTCCTTCTACTTCAAGACCACCGCCACGTCCGGTGTCTTTCTGGAGAACCCCGGCACCCGAAACTACATCCGCGTCGAGCTCAACA ccaccagggACGTGGTGTTCGCCTACGACATCGGGAACGGGGACGAGAACCTGACGGTGCGGTCGGTGGTGCCCTGGAACGACGACGAGTGGCACCAGGTGAAGGCTGAGCTCAACGTCAAGCTGGCGCGGCTGCGGGTGGACAAGCTGCCCTGGGTGGTGCGGCCGGCCCCCCCGCAGAGCTTCGTCCGCCTGGACTTCGACAGGCCCCTCTACGTCG GCGCGGCGGAGCACAAGATGCGCCCGTTCCTGGGGTGCCTGCGGGCGCTGCGGATGAACGGGGTGACACTCAACCTGGAGGGCAAGGCCAACGAGACGGAGGGCGTGCGGGTCAACTGCACCGGCCACTGCCAGGACCCGCCGGTGCCCTGCCAGAACAGCGGGCTCTGCGTCGAGCGCTACAGCCACTACAGCTGCAACTGCAGCATCTCTGCCTTTGACGGGCCATTCTGCAACCATG ACATTGGCGGGTACTTCGAGGAGGGCACCTGGGTGCGGTACAACATCCTGCCCATGTCGCTGTACGCCGCCCGCGAGTTCGCCAGCATCATCAGCAGCCCCTGGGAACCCCTGCCCGGCTACAACCTCACCAGCGAGGAGGTCAGCTTCAGCTTCAGCACCACCTCGGCGCCCGCCGTGCTGCTCTACGTCAGCTCCTTCGTCAAGGACTACATGGCCGTGCTCATCAAGGATGACG GGAGCCTCCAGCTGCGCTACCAGCTGGGCACCAGCCCCTACGTCTTCGCCCTCACCACCAAGCCGGTGACAGACGGGAGGCCCCACCGCGTCAACATCACCCGCCTGCACCGCACGCTGTACACCCAG GTGGACTATCTCCCCGTCATGGAGCAGCAATTCTCCCTGTTCGTGGACAGCAAGCTGGACTCACCCAAAAACCTGTACCTGGGGCGTGTGATGG AGACCGGCGTGATCGACCCCGAGATCCAGCGCTACAACACGCCCGGCTTCTCGGGCTGCCTCTCGGGGGTGAAGTTCAACACCCTCGTCCCCCTCAAAGCCATCTTCCGCCCCACCAGCGTCGTGCGGCCCTACAGCATCCGCGGGGAGCTGGTGGAGTCCAGCTGCGCCTCCATGCTCCCCCTCACCACCATCCTCATCCCCCCCGAGATGGACCCTTGGTACATGGGCACAG AGTTCCCCCACGTGCACGACGACGGCTGGATCGGGATCATCATCGGGT TCGTGaccttcctgctcctgctgatcggggggctgctggtgctgctgtacTTCTACTACCACCGCTACAAGGGCTCCTACCACACCAACGAGCCCAAAGCCATCCAGGACTACGGCAGCGCTGCCAAACCGCTGTCGGCGCGCAAGGACCAGAACCTGCCCCAGATCCTGGAGGAGGCCAAAGGGGACTAG